The following are encoded in a window of Polynucleobacter sp. VK25 genomic DNA:
- the hflK gene encoding FtsH protease activity modulator HflK, whose product MTRKFLDLFSVNDPGWGNSHNAGGSKDAKDGQGSDQAPKADPETNKPVEVQPNQPTNPVNKPDGPPDLDELWRDFNDRIAGIFGGKKKPGATSNPSSRPVNKPSSTDIPPPSQRSNGSGGNGGSNGGMNTPNFNFSNPFGSKASFLIAGAIVFFMWVCSGFFIIQEGQAGVILTFGKYDYTAKPGINWRMPWPIQSEETVNLSGVRSVEVGRPVLIKATNQKDSSMLTEDENIIDVRFAVQYRLKDPTDYLFNNRDPDAAVVQAAETAVREIVARSKMDTVLYEGREKIGIDLANSIQKILDSYKTGIYVTSVTVQNVQPPEQVQAAFDDAVKAGQDQERLKSEGQAYANDIIPRAKGTAARLIQEAEGYKARVVATAEGDATRFKQILVEYAKAPQVTRDRMYIDSMREMYNNVTKILVDTTKSNSLLYLPLDKIVAQVSAESAQVASGQATPTTSTPTGSVTVGGATGANTNPNGSTSSATPVAPVTNSAADKRDGLRSRDRESR is encoded by the coding sequence ATGACGCGTAAATTTCTCGACCTTTTCTCGGTGAATGATCCAGGGTGGGGCAATAGCCACAATGCCGGTGGATCTAAAGATGCCAAAGACGGGCAGGGAAGTGATCAAGCTCCAAAAGCGGATCCTGAAACCAATAAGCCTGTAGAGGTTCAGCCAAACCAGCCGACAAATCCAGTTAATAAGCCAGACGGCCCGCCAGACTTGGATGAATTGTGGCGCGATTTCAATGACAGAATTGCCGGTATCTTTGGCGGTAAGAAGAAGCCAGGCGCAACTAGCAATCCTTCGAGTAGGCCGGTCAATAAGCCAAGCAGTACTGACATTCCCCCGCCTTCACAACGCAGCAATGGAAGCGGCGGTAATGGTGGCAGCAATGGCGGCATGAATACGCCGAACTTTAATTTCAGCAATCCATTTGGCTCTAAGGCAAGTTTCCTGATCGCTGGAGCGATTGTTTTCTTTATGTGGGTATGCAGTGGCTTCTTCATTATCCAAGAAGGTCAGGCAGGCGTTATTCTCACTTTTGGTAAGTATGACTACACCGCAAAGCCAGGTATTAACTGGCGTATGCCATGGCCGATTCAGTCTGAAGAGACGGTGAACTTATCCGGCGTGCGCTCTGTAGAAGTGGGCCGCCCCGTATTAATTAAGGCTACCAACCAAAAAGATTCTTCAATGCTCACTGAAGATGAAAATATCATTGACGTGCGCTTTGCTGTGCAATATCGCCTGAAAGATCCTACCGATTATTTATTTAATAACCGTGATCCAGATGCAGCAGTAGTCCAAGCTGCCGAAACGGCTGTACGTGAAATCGTTGCTCGTAGCAAGATGGACACTGTTCTGTATGAAGGTCGCGAAAAGATTGGTATTGATTTAGCGAACTCTATTCAGAAGATTTTGGATAGTTATAAAACGGGTATTTATGTAACCAGCGTGACCGTACAAAATGTCCAACCTCCTGAACAAGTTCAAGCTGCGTTTGATGATGCGGTTAAAGCGGGTCAAGATCAAGAGCGTCTAAAGAGTGAAGGTCAGGCTTATGCCAACGACATTATTCCGCGCGCCAAAGGTACTGCTGCTCGCCTCATTCAAGAAGCTGAGGGCTATAAAGCCCGTGTGGTGGCTACTGCAGAGGGCGATGCCACACGCTTTAAGCAGATCCTTGTTGAATACGCAAAGGCACCTCAAGTCACTCGTGATCGTATGTATATCGATAGCATGCGCGAGATGTACAACAACGTTACCAAGATCTTGGTTGATACAACCAAGAGCAATAGCTTGCTTTATCTCCCGCTCGATAAGATTGTTGCTCAGGTAAGTGCTGAAAGTGCACAAGTTGCCAGTGGACAAGCTACCCCAACTACAAGCACTCCAACTGGCAGCGTAACGGTAGGTGGTGCAACGGGTGCAAATACAAATCCTAATGGCTCTACTTCCAGTGCTACTCCTGTAGCGCCAGTAACGAATAGCGCCGCAGATAAACGCGATGGTCTCCGCAGTCGTGATCGGGAGTCCAGATAA
- the bamB gene encoding outer membrane protein assembly factor BamB produces MIKGTQRLPIRMGAALVLGALAITLVACGGSSKVRKPAELAAVTNKFDLQPVWSTSIGSSEPFNFHPVVAGDAVYVASHRGNLARIDLASGNKTWEVSVPERLSVGPGSDGRTTVAVSTKGMVYAYDDTGKPLWNVSVGSEVLSEPVVAGGVVVVRALDNRFIGLDVQTGTRKWTYQRQQSALSLRVGYGMLPINNEVIVTGFAGGRFGMIAIANGGLVWETPVSFPKGFSEIERLNDVTAKPSMEGDILCAVSYQGRIGCGQARTGNLLWFKDYSSYTGTSQGVDMVFSANDKSYVTAFATKDGTQVWENTQLTFRDVGESLAVGKVLLMGDAQGYIHAFSQANGEMLARIRHDSSPISAAPIAVGGLILVQSQGGKIAAYSPK; encoded by the coding sequence ATGATTAAAGGAACGCAGCGTTTGCCAATACGGATGGGCGCTGCCCTGGTATTGGGTGCTTTGGCAATTACTTTAGTTGCTTGCGGCGGCAGTTCCAAAGTGAGGAAGCCTGCTGAATTAGCCGCAGTCACAAATAAATTTGATTTGCAGCCCGTATGGTCAACTAGCATCGGCTCCTCCGAACCCTTTAATTTTCATCCGGTTGTTGCTGGCGATGCGGTGTATGTAGCCTCTCATCGTGGAAATCTAGCTAGGATTGATTTGGCATCCGGCAATAAAACATGGGAAGTTTCTGTACCAGAGCGCTTATCAGTAGGGCCTGGCTCTGATGGCCGCACTACTGTGGCTGTATCGACTAAGGGTATGGTTTATGCATATGACGACACTGGCAAGCCATTATGGAATGTCAGCGTTGGCAGTGAAGTATTAAGTGAGCCGGTAGTTGCTGGTGGAGTGGTGGTCGTGCGAGCTCTTGATAATCGTTTTATTGGACTGGACGTACAAACGGGTACACGTAAGTGGACTTATCAGCGCCAGCAGTCTGCCTTGTCTTTGCGGGTTGGTTACGGCATGTTGCCCATCAACAATGAGGTGATTGTTACGGGTTTTGCAGGCGGCCGTTTTGGCATGATTGCGATTGCTAATGGTGGTCTCGTATGGGAGACGCCAGTGTCCTTTCCTAAAGGATTTTCGGAAATTGAGCGCTTGAATGACGTTACTGCCAAACCAAGTATGGAGGGAGACATTCTCTGTGCGGTTTCTTATCAAGGGCGCATTGGTTGTGGTCAAGCCCGCACTGGCAATCTCTTGTGGTTCAAAGACTATTCGAGCTATACCGGCACATCACAGGGTGTAGATATGGTTTTTTCGGCAAACGATAAATCTTATGTCACAGCATTTGCAACCAAAGATGGCACACAAGTTTGGGAAAACACGCAACTGACATTTCGTGATGTAGGTGAGTCACTCGCAGTTGGTAAAGTTTTATTAATGGGTGATGCTCAAGGCTATATCCATGCATTTTCACAGGCGAATGGCGAGATGCTTGCGCGTATTCGTCATGACAGTAGTCCAATCTCGGCTGCCCCGATTGCGGTAGGCGGCCTCATCTTGGTTCAATCTCAAGGTGGAAAAATAGCGGCGTACAGTCCAAAATGA
- the der gene encoding ribosome biogenesis GTPase Der, whose translation MNPVITIVGRPNVGKSTLFNRLTRSRDALVADFSGLTRDRHYGKGRIGERAFICVDTGGFEPVAKTGIVAEMAKQTKQAVAESDIVIFLVDGRLGMAPQDRVIADFLRKTGRPVILAVNKTEGMQAGVVTADFHELGLGEPFPISSAHGDGVRGLIDDALDSLGIAEPDEEELANDPNRPMKIAVVGRPNVGKSTLINKLIGEERVIAFDMPGTTRDAIEVPFERNGKPYILVDTAGLRRRGKVFEAIEKFSVVKTLQAIADCNVVILMLDAQQDISEQDAHIAGFIVEAGRALVVAVNKWDGLDSYVKERARLEIAQKLRFLDFANVHPISAKKGTGLKDLFKDVDAAYAAAMAKLPTPRLTRILQEAIEHQQPKRVGMGRPKLRYAHQGGMNPPIVVIHGTSLSGVTDSYKRYLEGRFRDVFKLRGTPLRIQMNTAKNPYVDDDKGKKGKKR comes from the coding sequence ATGAATCCAGTCATCACTATCGTCGGCCGCCCCAATGTAGGGAAGTCGACACTCTTTAATCGCTTAACGCGTTCACGTGATGCTTTAGTTGCAGATTTTTCCGGCCTAACGAGAGACCGACACTATGGCAAAGGCCGTATTGGCGAGCGCGCCTTTATTTGCGTGGACACTGGTGGTTTTGAGCCGGTAGCCAAGACTGGCATCGTTGCCGAAATGGCAAAGCAAACTAAGCAAGCCGTTGCCGAGTCAGATATTGTCATTTTCTTGGTGGACGGCCGTTTAGGTATGGCGCCGCAAGATCGAGTGATTGCTGATTTCTTACGCAAGACTGGTCGACCAGTCATTCTGGCAGTAAATAAAACTGAAGGTATGCAGGCTGGTGTTGTCACTGCCGACTTTCATGAACTTGGCTTAGGTGAGCCATTCCCAATTTCTTCGGCTCACGGCGATGGTGTTCGTGGCCTGATTGATGATGCGCTAGATTCACTCGGTATTGCAGAACCAGATGAAGAGGAGTTGGCAAACGATCCAAATCGCCCAATGAAAATTGCGGTAGTGGGTCGTCCAAACGTGGGTAAATCAACATTGATCAATAAGTTGATCGGTGAAGAGCGTGTCATTGCCTTTGACATGCCAGGCACAACACGCGATGCGATTGAAGTGCCATTTGAGCGTAACGGCAAACCTTACATCTTGGTAGACACCGCAGGTTTACGTCGCCGTGGAAAAGTATTTGAAGCGATTGAGAAGTTCTCCGTAGTTAAAACTTTGCAAGCGATTGCGGACTGTAATGTGGTCATCTTGATGTTGGATGCACAACAAGATATTTCGGAGCAAGATGCCCATATCGCTGGATTTATCGTTGAGGCTGGCCGCGCACTAGTGGTTGCAGTGAACAAGTGGGACGGCTTGGATTCGTATGTAAAAGAACGTGCGCGTTTAGAGATTGCCCAAAAGCTTCGCTTTCTGGATTTTGCAAACGTGCATCCGATCTCTGCTAAAAAGGGTACAGGCCTTAAGGATCTCTTTAAGGATGTGGATGCAGCTTATGCCGCAGCGATGGCAAAGCTCCCAACCCCTCGTTTAACTCGTATCTTGCAAGAGGCGATCGAGCATCAACAGCCAAAACGCGTTGGTATGGGTCGTCCAAAATTACGTTATGCACACCAAGGGGGCATGAACCCCCCAATTGTGGTCATTCATGGCACATCCTTAAGTGGAGTGACGGATAGCTACAAGCGATACTTAGAGGGTCGCTTTAGGGATGTCTTTAAGTTGCGCGGAACGCCTTTGCGTATTCAGATGAATACGGCTAAAAACCCCTATGTGGATGACGATAAGGGTAAAAAAGGCAAAAAGCGTTAA
- the rlmN gene encoding 23S rRNA (adenine(2503)-C(2))-methyltransferase RlmN translates to MTSPRVNLLDFDADQMAAYVAGLNEKPFRAKQLMQWIHQRGVSDINDMSDLAKSFRATLLDKAEVLSLPVIKDEHAADGTRKWLLDVGAGNAVESVFIPEDDRGTLCISSQAGCAVNCRFCSTGHQGFSRNLTSGEIIGQLWFAEHLLRNDPEAIRRIEKFPTPGWEHTGRVISNVVMMGMGEPLLNYDNVVSALRLMLDDRAYGLSRRRVTVSTSGVVPMIDRLAQDCPVALAVSLHAPNDALRDQLVPLNQKYPLRELLDACERYLPFAPRDFLTFEYCMLDGVNDSDIQAKELVRLLRNIKCKINLIPFNPFPESGLKRSSAQRVNAFAGILLDAGMVATVRKTRGDDIAAACGQLAGDVVDRTRVRERDVHSAEIEIEEVESDEQSNEYPIEWLKKLN, encoded by the coding sequence TTGACCTCCCCGCGCGTAAATCTCTTAGATTTTGACGCTGACCAAATGGCAGCGTATGTCGCGGGGTTGAATGAAAAGCCCTTTAGGGCAAAGCAACTCATGCAGTGGATACATCAGCGTGGCGTATCAGACATTAATGACATGAGTGATTTAGCAAAAAGCTTTAGAGCGACTTTGCTAGATAAAGCGGAAGTACTTTCTCTCCCGGTTATTAAAGATGAGCACGCCGCAGACGGCACCCGTAAATGGTTGCTGGACGTTGGTGCTGGCAATGCAGTGGAGTCCGTATTTATTCCAGAGGATGATAGGGGTACTTTGTGTATCTCCTCTCAGGCAGGCTGTGCGGTCAACTGCCGCTTTTGTTCTACTGGGCACCAAGGCTTCTCACGCAATCTCACTTCTGGTGAAATCATCGGACAACTTTGGTTTGCTGAGCATCTGTTGCGCAATGATCCTGAAGCGATTCGCCGCATTGAAAAGTTTCCAACTCCAGGTTGGGAGCACACTGGTCGTGTGATTTCAAATGTGGTGATGATGGGTATGGGCGAACCATTGCTCAATTACGACAACGTAGTATCTGCATTGCGCTTAATGCTCGACGATAGGGCCTACGGTTTATCGCGTCGTCGCGTTACAGTTTCAACATCCGGTGTAGTGCCGATGATTGATCGCCTTGCACAAGATTGTCCGGTAGCACTAGCGGTGTCCTTGCATGCACCGAACGATGCATTACGTGACCAACTAGTGCCACTCAACCAAAAATATCCTTTGCGTGAATTGCTTGATGCTTGTGAGCGTTACTTGCCATTTGCACCGAGAGATTTCTTGACCTTTGAATATTGCATGCTCGATGGCGTGAATGATTCGGATATTCAGGCTAAAGAGTTGGTGCGTTTACTCAGAAACATTAAGTGCAAGATCAATCTCATTCCGTTTAATCCATTCCCAGAATCTGGCCTCAAGCGCTCATCAGCGCAGCGTGTAAATGCTTTCGCTGGCATCCTGTTAGATGCGGGTATGGTTGCCACAGTTCGTAAGACTCGCGGGGATGATATCGCTGCTGCCTGTGGTCAATTGGCGGGAGATGTAGTCGATCGCACTAGAGTTCGTGAACGTGATGTCCATAGCGCCGAGATCGAAATCGAAGAAGTGGAATCCGATGAGCAGTCAAATGAGTACCCCATTGAGTGGCTCAAGAAATTAAACTAA
- the hisS gene encoding histidine--tRNA ligase, whose translation MDLSKTIIKMTDQSKDPKAQTKVQKINGVRGMNDLLPADAAQWAHLEHVLRDLTRAYGYEFLRTPIVEATAVFQRGIGEVTDIVEKEMYSFEDRLNGEQLTLRPEGTAALVRSVIENNLIYEGPRRLWYTGPMFRHERPQRGRYRQFHQFGIEALGFAGPDIDAEIILMGQRLWDELGLRGVRLEINSLGQAPERAEHRAALVTYFEKNQSQLDEDSQRRLLTNPLRILDSKNPEMQVLIEGAPKLLDFLGEESLKHFNAVQALLKANNIPCKINPRLVRGLDYYNLTVFEWVTDELGAQGTIAGGGRYDPLIERMGGKAAPACGWAMGMERVLELMKVSGSLPEAQAQCDIFVLHQGGETLTAAMIIAERLRSAGIDTILFCPPDGQSASFKSQMKKADSSGAAFAVIIGPDELAKNEAQLKDLRGTGEQKSVSLDDVLGAAIDALVGASE comes from the coding sequence ATAGATCTAAGCAAAACAATAATAAAAATGACTGACCAAAGTAAAGACCCTAAAGCGCAAACCAAAGTCCAGAAGATTAATGGCGTGCGCGGTATGAATGATTTGCTGCCAGCCGATGCTGCGCAGTGGGCGCATCTTGAGCATGTCTTGCGCGATCTCACGCGTGCCTATGGATATGAGTTTTTGAGAACGCCTATTGTTGAGGCAACAGCAGTATTCCAGCGCGGTATCGGTGAAGTGACCGACATCGTCGAAAAAGAAATGTATTCCTTTGAAGATCGCTTGAATGGTGAGCAACTGACTTTGCGTCCTGAGGGGACTGCTGCGTTAGTGCGCTCCGTGATTGAAAATAATTTAATTTATGAAGGCCCAAGGCGCCTTTGGTATACCGGACCCATGTTCCGTCACGAGCGCCCACAGCGTGGCCGCTATCGCCAGTTCCATCAGTTTGGCATTGAAGCTTTAGGTTTTGCTGGTCCTGATATTGATGCTGAAATCATTCTCATGGGTCAACGCCTTTGGGATGAGCTTGGCTTGAGGGGCGTGCGCCTGGAAATCAACTCTCTAGGTCAAGCGCCTGAGCGTGCAGAGCATCGCGCTGCTTTAGTAACTTACTTTGAGAAGAATCAATCTCAGCTGGACGAAGACTCACAGCGTCGCTTATTAACAAATCCTCTGCGTATCTTGGATTCTAAAAATCCAGAGATGCAGGTCTTGATTGAAGGTGCGCCAAAGTTATTGGATTTCTTGGGCGAAGAATCGCTCAAGCATTTCAATGCCGTGCAAGCCCTGCTCAAAGCAAACAATATCCCTTGCAAAATCAATCCACGTTTAGTGCGTGGTTTGGATTACTACAACCTCACAGTGTTTGAGTGGGTGACGGATGAGCTAGGCGCTCAAGGTACGATTGCTGGTGGCGGACGTTATGACCCATTGATCGAGCGCATGGGCGGTAAAGCTGCACCGGCTTGTGGTTGGGCAATGGGTATGGAGCGTGTGCTTGAATTAATGAAGGTTTCTGGATCTTTGCCTGAAGCTCAGGCTCAATGCGATATTTTTGTATTGCATCAAGGCGGTGAGACTTTGACAGCTGCCATGATTATTGCTGAGCGCCTACGCAGTGCTGGCATTGATACGATTCTTTTCTGCCCGCCAGATGGCCAATCTGCCAGCTTTAAGTCCCAGATGAAGAAGGCCGATAGTAGTGGCGCTGCCTTTGCGGTCATTATTGGCCCAGATGAATTGGCTAAGAACGAGGCGCAACTCAAGGATTTACGTGGCACAGGTGAGCAAAAGTCAGTCTCCCTGGATGATGTCCTAGGGGCAGCAATTGATGCCTTAGTCGGCGCCTCCGAATAG
- the ispG gene encoding flavodoxin-dependent (E)-4-hydroxy-3-methylbut-2-enyl-diphosphate synthase, with protein MSSNNSLPPLPNLPLGPSPKRATRQATVAWKTNIITVGGDAPVRVQSMTNTDTADALGTAIQVKELARAGSEMVRITVNTPEAAAAVPYIREQLDKMDVLVPLIGDFHYNGHTLLNDFPECAKALSKYRINPGNVGKGAKRDPQFAQMIEAACKYDKPIRIGVNWGSLDQELLASIMDSNAALATPKTAQEVMIEALIQSALQSAEKAVELGMNPDQILLSCKVSNVQDLVAVYRDLSRRSDYPLHLGLTEAGMGSKGIVSSTAAMGILLQEGIGDTIRVSLTPDPGAPRENEVIVAQEILQTMGLRNFTPMVIACPGCGRTTSTTFQELAANIQSYLRQQMPVWKKTHPGVENMNVAVMGCIVNGPGESKHANIGISLPGTGETPAAPVFVDGVKVKTLRGERIAEEFQVIVDEYVKQNYASKV; from the coding sequence ATGAGCTCTAATAATTCTTTGCCACCGTTACCGAATTTACCTTTGGGTCCTTCACCTAAGCGAGCAACCCGTCAAGCAACTGTTGCTTGGAAAACGAACATCATTACTGTCGGCGGAGATGCGCCCGTTCGTGTGCAGTCCATGACTAATACGGACACAGCGGATGCTTTGGGTACTGCGATTCAAGTAAAAGAATTGGCACGTGCTGGTTCGGAGATGGTGCGTATCACCGTGAATACGCCAGAGGCAGCCGCTGCCGTTCCTTATATTCGCGAGCAGCTAGATAAGATGGATGTCTTAGTGCCTTTGATTGGCGACTTCCATTACAACGGTCATACTTTGTTGAATGATTTTCCTGAGTGCGCTAAAGCACTCTCGAAGTATCGTATCAACCCAGGCAATGTGGGTAAGGGCGCTAAGCGCGATCCACAGTTTGCACAAATGATTGAAGCCGCTTGTAAATATGACAAGCCCATTCGGATTGGCGTGAACTGGGGAAGTTTGGACCAAGAGCTCTTGGCTTCCATTATGGATAGTAATGCAGCGTTAGCTACTCCAAAGACCGCGCAAGAGGTGATGATTGAAGCTTTGATTCAGTCGGCATTGCAGTCCGCAGAAAAAGCAGTTGAGTTGGGAATGAATCCAGATCAAATTTTGCTTTCATGCAAGGTTAGCAATGTTCAGGATTTAGTGGCTGTGTATCGTGATCTCTCGCGTCGCTCAGACTACCCATTGCACCTAGGATTAACAGAGGCAGGTATGGGTAGCAAAGGTATCGTGTCGTCAACAGCGGCGATGGGTATTTTGTTGCAAGAGGGCATCGGTGACACGATCCGCGTTTCTTTGACGCCTGATCCAGGTGCTCCTCGCGAAAACGAAGTCATCGTCGCTCAAGAGATTTTGCAAACCATGGGTCTACGCAACTTCACACCAATGGTGATTGCATGCCCTGGTTGCGGCAGAACGACCAGCACCACCTTCCAAGAGTTGGCAGCGAATATCCAGTCCTACTTACGTCAGCAAATGCCGGTATGGAAGAAAACCCATCCTGGCGTAGAGAATATGAACGTTGCAGTGATGGGTTGTATTGTGAATGGTCCGGGCGAGAGCAAACATGCCAATATTGGTATTTCATTGCCGGGAACAGGTGAAACCCCAGCCGCGCCAGTATTTGTAGACGGAGTGAAGGTAAAAACACTGCGTGGTGAGAGAATTGCGGAAGAGTTTCAGGTGATCGTTGACGAGTATGTCAAACAAAATTACGCATCTAAAGTTTAA
- the hflX gene encoding GTPase HflX: MVGVDTGREDFADSMAELSLLADSAGSIPAATVIARKGRTDPALFIGSGKANELKRAMEEQGAELAIFNHPLSPTQQRNLERHIGFHVMDRTGLILDIFSQRAQSHIGKTQVELAQVRYRMSRLVRAWSHLERQRGGIGVRGGPGETQMELDRRMLATKAKRLENELEKLQRQQRTQRRARNRKDVFSVSLVGYTNAGKSTLFNALTKAGTYAADQLFATLDTTSRKVHLDGVGSIVVSDTVGFIRELPHQLVEAFRATLDETIHADLILHVIDACSPVAREQKAEVEAVLAEIGADDIPRIEIMNKIDQMPQTFTRGAVLERDGQGFPSQVFLSAKTGLGLDLLRSALAECSQMTDRIRVEHNRAKKQLAPDEFLEPLPERPETSEFNPIANRSYFSNDA, encoded by the coding sequence CTGGTTGGGGTAGATACAGGACGCGAAGATTTTGCAGATAGCATGGCAGAGCTCAGCCTTTTGGCTGATAGTGCCGGCTCAATACCTGCAGCCACTGTGATTGCTCGTAAGGGCAGAACGGATCCGGCTTTATTTATCGGCTCAGGTAAGGCCAATGAGCTCAAGAGAGCGATGGAGGAGCAGGGCGCCGAGCTCGCTATTTTCAATCATCCACTTTCACCAACGCAGCAACGAAATCTAGAGCGTCATATTGGTTTCCATGTAATGGATCGCACTGGTTTGATTTTGGATATCTTTAGTCAAAGAGCGCAAAGTCATATTGGTAAGACGCAAGTTGAGCTTGCGCAAGTGCGTTATCGCATGTCTCGCTTGGTTAGGGCTTGGAGTCACTTAGAGCGACAGCGTGGTGGTATTGGTGTGCGCGGTGGGCCTGGTGAAACGCAGATGGAGTTGGATCGCCGTATGTTGGCCACCAAGGCGAAGCGTTTAGAGAACGAGCTTGAAAAACTGCAGCGCCAACAAAGAACCCAAAGAAGGGCTCGAAATCGCAAAGACGTATTTTCGGTTTCTTTGGTTGGTTATACCAATGCTGGTAAATCCACCTTATTTAATGCCCTAACAAAAGCAGGGACTTATGCGGCCGATCAGCTGTTTGCCACCCTAGATACCACCTCCAGAAAAGTCCATTTGGACGGGGTTGGGTCAATTGTGGTCTCTGATACGGTGGGATTTATCCGGGAATTGCCCCACCAGCTGGTAGAGGCATTTAGGGCTACTTTGGATGAAACCATCCATGCAGACCTGATTTTGCATGTTATCGATGCTTGCAGCCCTGTAGCCAGGGAGCAAAAGGCAGAAGTTGAGGCTGTTTTGGCGGAAATTGGGGCTGATGATATCCCTCGAATCGAGATCATGAATAAGATCGACCAGATGCCGCAAACCTTCACTCGAGGGGCCGTTTTAGAGCGTGACGGGCAAGGTTTTCCAAGCCAGGTTTTCCTGTCAGCCAAGACGGGCTTAGGGCTTGATTTACTCCGCTCGGCCCTGGCCGAATGCTCCCAAATGACTGATAGAATAAGGGTCGAGCACAACCGTGCCAAGAAGCAATTGGCCCCGGATGAGTTTTTAGAACCTTTACCTGAACGACCAGAAACTTCTGAATTTAATCCGATTGCCAACCGAAGCTATTTTTCTAATGACGCGTAA
- a CDS encoding tetratricopeptide repeat protein has translation MPLDLEEQEQLDQFKAFWQKYRNLITGVVTAALFAYAAYSGYQWWRNSQALEASKLYETMVGAIAKGDKDQTLRATDDLQKDFGRTPYAAMSSLIAARIASDAGDSAKALDYLRWAAKNASNDGYLALAKLRLVTQLIEQGGEKDFAEADQILKEKPVAGFESLWLERRGDWYLAQKKNAEAKVSYQDAWKKLDQAKEFPEEARRLLKVKLDAVGGVAQ, from the coding sequence ATGCCTTTAGATCTAGAAGAACAAGAACAATTAGACCAATTCAAAGCGTTTTGGCAAAAGTACCGCAACCTGATTACTGGAGTAGTAACTGCTGCGCTATTTGCTTATGCCGCATACAGTGGATATCAATGGTGGCGCAACAGCCAAGCGCTTGAGGCTTCTAAGTTATATGAAACGATGGTGGGCGCCATCGCTAAGGGTGACAAAGATCAGACCTTGCGCGCAACCGACGATTTACAAAAGGATTTTGGACGCACACCTTATGCGGCAATGTCAAGTTTGATAGCGGCACGTATCGCATCTGATGCAGGCGATAGCGCAAAGGCCTTAGATTATTTGCGTTGGGCTGCAAAGAATGCATCAAATGATGGTTATCTTGCATTGGCGAAATTACGCTTAGTGACTCAACTGATTGAGCAGGGTGGCGAGAAGGATTTTGCTGAGGCTGATCAAATTTTGAAAGAGAAGCCAGTTGCTGGCTTTGAATCCTTATGGCTAGAGCGTCGTGGCGATTGGTATTTGGCTCAAAAGAAAAATGCTGAAGCTAAAGTAAGCTATCAAGATGCATGGAAAAAATTAGATCAAGCTAAAGAATTTCCTGAGGAGGCACGTCGCCTTTTGAAGGTTAAATTGGATGCTGTTGGAGGAGTTGCTCAGTGA
- the hfq gene encoding RNA chaperone Hfq, translated as MSNSNPNKIQLLQDPFLNALRKEHVPVSIYLVNGIKLQGNIESFDQYVVLLRNTVTQMVYKHAISTIVPARAIDFRLEEASPV; from the coding sequence ATGAGTAACAGTAACCCCAACAAAATTCAATTACTTCAGGATCCATTCCTCAATGCTTTACGCAAAGAGCATGTTCCTGTTTCGATCTATCTCGTCAACGGTATTAAGTTGCAAGGCAATATTGAATCCTTTGATCAGTATGTTGTGCTCTTGCGCAATACCGTAACGCAGATGGTTTACAAACATGCAATCTCTACGATCGTTCCTGCTCGTGCGATTGATTTCCGTTTAGAAGAAGCTAGCCCTGTATAA